A window of Candidatus Parvarchaeota archaeon genomic DNA:
TCCTGCACAAGCAGCCGTCCCCGGGCAGGTGAGGGCAGTAGTAAATCTTCCTAATCCTGATTTGCGCCTTCCAAAGCTCCCCCTCCATCTTGTCATGTATCCTCTTTAGCATTTTCTCGTCTGCAAGCCCCCGCCTTAATATTGACTGGTTTGTCACAATGAATATGGGAAGCCCAAGGGCGCTTATGGCACGAAGCCCCTCAATTGCGCCTTGCTCAAAAACAAATTCCCTGGGGTCGGTGACATAGGTGTCCATGCGCTTATTTATCACGCCGTCCCTGTCAATGAATATGGCCGCGGTTTTTTTCATTTTCCCATCAGCTTTTTTCCTGTTTTCCGCTTGCAAATACGTCTGCGTTGCGCCTTGCCACATTGCCTGGATTTCAAATGCCGTCTGCCATTGCAATGCATCCTGCCTTCATGGTTTTGGTTCAGCTGTGGCGACTTTGAATACAACTAGGCTGCACTATTATATCTGCCCCCTTTAATGGTTTTATTTATTTGCATATAAATGGGTATCTAAGTGCTCAAAACCCTGGGTAAAGGCAAGTGCGCAAAAACCCCCAAGCAAAAACTAAAAGAGGCGCAAGCCCCCACTAATAGGGTGCAAGCCACTTAAGTCATTGTTCAAACCATTGGGCAAAGATGGCGCAGCAAGGGAGAGTAATTGGCATGAAAATAGTTTTTCTTGGCACAAGCGGCTGGTATGCCTCTGCAGCAGGCAACACCCAGTGCATCGCAGCCGTCTTAGAAGGCCGCGCAATAGTTTTTGACGCAGGCGACGGATTGTTCAGGCTTAAGGCCCTTTGCGAAAAACACAGGGTTTTCAATGTCGACATTCTCCTCTCGCACATCCATCTGGACCACATAATAGGGCTTCACATCCTGCCAATGCTTGATTCCAGGTTTGTTGTGCGGATTTTTGCAAAAAGCGCATACCTGCCCCACCTAAGAAGGCTTCTCAGGCACCCCTTCACGCTTCCCCTTGGAAAAAACAAGGCAAAAGCCACGCTGCACGGGCTGCGCCCCGGTAAAAACCGCCTTGCCTGCAATGCCCTTGCCCTGCCCCTTGTGCACGCCGACCCGTGCCTTGGCTTTAGGCTTGAGCTTTCAGGCAAAACAATCTCCTACTGCACAGATACCGGCCCGTGCAAGAACATTTTGAGGCTTGCAAAAGACGCCGACATGCTAATAACAGAGTGCTCCCTTGCCCCAGGCGCAAAACTTCCAAAAGACTGGCCGCACCTCTCCCCTCAAATGGCGGCACGGCTTGCAAAGTCGGCAAATGCCAGGATGCTTGTGCTGTCGCATTTTGAGTCTAGGACCTATCCAGGCAGGCCTGATCGGGCAAAAGCCCTTGCCGCCTCAAGAAAAATATTCAAAAACACCGTGGCTTCGACTGACGGCCTAGAACTAAGCCTTTAATTCCTTGGCAGTCAAACCTCTATGTCTTTGCCGCATGCAACCGAATTGTTTGGCGGCCAACAAGGGTTAGTTTAATGGAACTTTCATTTGGCACAAACGGCGTGAGGGGCACATTTGACAGGCTCACGCCACTAGAGGCAGTAAAATTTTCAAGGGCATTTGGCCAATGGGTGCAGCAAACCCTGGGCAAAAAACCCTCAATAATCCTTGCCTGCGACCACAGGCTGACAAGCCCGCTTCTTCACAGTGCAGCCCTAAGCGGCCTACTCTCCTCCGGCGCTGATGTTATTGACATCGGTCTTGCCCCCTCGCCTACAGCCGAGCTGATGATTCACAGGCTTGGCGCGCAGGGGGCCTTGGTTGTCACTGCCTCGCACAACCCGCCTGAGTGGAATGCCTTGAAGTTTGTGGACTGGGACGGAGTTGCAATCTCAAGGGAGCGCGGGGGGCAAATATCAAAATTGCTGCAAAGCAAGGGCGCACAAAGCCTGAAAATAGGCAGAACAAGCGCGTATCCAGGGGCACTTGATGCGCACAGGCAGACAATCCTAAATAGCGTTGACAAACAGGTTTTTGCAGGCAGGCAGCTCAAGGTAGTCATTGATTGCGCAAACGGCACTGCTTCTCTTGTTGCCCCATATGTGTTTGGCGACCTGGGCTGCACTGTAATCACGCTAAACAGCCACATTGACGGGACTTTTCCAGGCAGGCCCTCGGAGCCGACGGAGGCAAACCTCAAAGACCTGAAAGCCGCAGTAGTTGCAAGCAAGGCCGACTTGGGCATTGCCTTTGACGGGGACTCTGACAGGGTGATATTCATTGACGAGAAGGGCGGGTTTGTGGTAGGGGACAAGGGCTTTGCCCTCTCGCTTCA
This region includes:
- a CDS encoding HAD family hydrolase; this encodes MQWQTAFEIQAMWQGATQTYLQAENRKKADGKMKKTAAIFIDRDGVINKRMDTYVTDPREFVFEQGAIEGLRAISALGLPIFIVTNQSILRRGLADEKMLKRIHDKMEGELWKAQIRIRKIYYCPHLPGDGCLCRKPQIGMLLQAQEEFKVDLGKSFVIGDATGDMQLGKNAGCKTILVRTGYGGGDGRHQAVPDFVCDNLAQAAKAIKGCLENSGK
- a CDS encoding phosphoglucosamine mutase (catalyzes the interconversion of alpha-D-mannose 1-phosphate to alpha-D-mannose 6-phosphate and alpha-D-glucose 1-phosphate to alpha-D-glucose 6-phosphate); its protein translation is MELSFGTNGVRGTFDRLTPLEAVKFSRAFGQWVQQTLGKKPSIILACDHRLTSPLLHSAALSGLLSSGADVIDIGLAPSPTAELMIHRLGAQGALVVTASHNPPEWNALKFVDWDGVAISRERGGQISKLLQSKGAQSLKIGRTSAYPGALDAHRQTILNSVDKQVFAGRQLKVVIDCANGTASLVAPYVFGDLGCTVITLNSHIDGTFPGRPSEPTEANLKDLKAAVVASKADLGIAFDGDSDRVIFIDEKGGFVVGDKGFALSL